The Polyangiaceae bacterium genome includes a region encoding these proteins:
- a CDS encoding efflux RND transporter permease subunit: protein MIGRLARLVVEFPLLTILGVVALIVVGVRSYQTLPIDAVPDLTNVQVQVLTSAPGLSPTEVERLVTQPVELAMTGVPHVTRIRSVSRSGVSAVTLVFDDDTALATARELTAQRLPAAREVIPPSAGRPELGPLTTSLGEVYHFTVRWPGHSLREIRTLLDWDIAYRLRSVPGVVEVNSWGGDTRQIEVRLLERSMLANGVTAQMVEEAVLGAGQNVSAGFVERTEEGTFVRAEASYRTREDVARQVVATRAHNGTTRPVLVQDVAEVVDGSAPRFAAATADGKGETVYTMVQMIAGGNAHQVVARVKDRLAEVEKSLPEGVVIEPFYDRSAFVDEVLGTVKKNLLEGGAIVALVLLVMLGNLRAGLVVASVIPLSMLGAFILMRYFGVSGNLLSLGAIDFGLVVDGSVVVIEGALAAMATHHLSGKQAMGRIAGEMGRAVTMAVLIIAIVYAPVLLLQGVEGKMFRPMALTVLFALGVALILTFTWVPAIGGLLLTGAHHDEPRIVKWLKRGYRPVVTALVDRWRLAGVGVAVLILAGALVASTRGAEFIPRLEEGDLAIQVTRPPSVTLGEASRGTTAVEQVLMRYPEVERVVSRTGSPDVATDVMGPEQSDVLVILKPRKEWKTAEDAAGFAEVLGPELHKALPGAAFGFTQPIEMRVDELIGGVKADVGVKIFGDDLGKLRKVAEELTQVIGATRGAADVRVEPMSGLSMLTLTPDTREMGRRGVRSAELTAFVETLKSGRHAGHLIEGERRFDVMLRAASVPAADDGPIQRVRVPLGEGRSVLLGDVTRVSMSDGPAQVSREQGRRRVLIEVNVRGRDLASFVQELRTRIDAVKLPPGYYVEYGGEYENLASASARLAVVVPLTLAVVLVLLYLAFGSIRPALLIFVNVPAAATGGFVALALRGLDLSVSAAVGFLALFGVATLNGVVLLASVRNRQLHGEETRAAVLGAADERVRPVLVTALVAALGFVPMAIATGTGAEVQRPLATVVIGGLVTASLVTLLALPALYVRFGGKPEHADGSEG, encoded by the coding sequence ATGATCGGTCGTCTCGCTCGCTTGGTCGTCGAGTTCCCGCTGCTCACCATCCTGGGTGTGGTCGCGCTGATCGTGGTCGGCGTGAGGAGCTACCAGACCCTGCCCATCGACGCGGTGCCCGATCTGACCAACGTACAAGTGCAGGTCCTCACCAGCGCGCCGGGGCTCTCGCCGACCGAGGTCGAGCGGCTGGTCACCCAGCCCGTCGAGCTGGCGATGACCGGGGTGCCCCACGTCACCCGCATCCGCTCGGTGTCGCGCTCAGGCGTGAGCGCGGTGACGCTGGTGTTCGACGACGACACCGCGCTCGCCACTGCCCGCGAGCTCACGGCGCAGCGCTTGCCGGCGGCCCGCGAGGTCATCCCGCCGAGCGCCGGGCGGCCGGAGCTGGGGCCGCTCACCACCAGCCTCGGCGAGGTCTACCACTTCACGGTGCGCTGGCCCGGCCACTCGCTGCGCGAGATCCGCACGCTGCTCGACTGGGACATCGCCTACCGGCTGCGCTCGGTGCCCGGCGTGGTCGAGGTGAACTCGTGGGGCGGCGACACGCGGCAGATCGAGGTGCGCCTGCTCGAACGCTCGATGCTGGCGAACGGCGTCACCGCGCAGATGGTCGAGGAGGCCGTGCTCGGGGCGGGGCAGAACGTCAGCGCCGGCTTCGTGGAGCGCACCGAAGAAGGCACCTTCGTCCGCGCCGAGGCCTCGTACCGCACCCGCGAGGACGTGGCGCGGCAGGTCGTGGCGACGCGGGCCCACAACGGCACCACGAGGCCGGTGCTGGTGCAAGACGTGGCCGAGGTCGTGGACGGCAGCGCGCCACGCTTCGCCGCCGCGACCGCCGACGGCAAGGGCGAGACCGTCTACACCATGGTGCAGATGATCGCCGGCGGGAACGCGCACCAGGTGGTCGCACGCGTGAAGGACAGGCTGGCGGAGGTCGAGAAGAGCCTGCCCGAGGGCGTGGTGATCGAGCCCTTCTACGACCGATCGGCCTTCGTGGACGAGGTCCTCGGCACGGTGAAAAAGAACCTGCTCGAGGGCGGCGCGATCGTGGCGCTGGTGCTCCTGGTGATGCTCGGCAACCTGCGCGCGGGCCTGGTGGTCGCCTCCGTCATCCCGCTGTCCATGCTGGGAGCCTTCATCCTGATGCGCTACTTCGGCGTGAGCGGGAACCTGCTCAGCCTGGGCGCCATCGACTTCGGGTTGGTGGTGGACGGCTCGGTGGTGGTGATCGAGGGCGCGCTGGCGGCCATGGCCACCCACCACCTCTCGGGCAAACAAGCCATGGGGCGCATCGCCGGCGAGATGGGGCGCGCGGTGACGATGGCGGTGCTCATCATCGCCATCGTCTACGCGCCGGTGCTGCTGCTCCAGGGCGTGGAAGGCAAGATGTTCCGGCCCATGGCGCTGACGGTGCTGTTCGCGCTGGGCGTGGCGCTGATCCTGACCTTCACCTGGGTGCCCGCCATCGGCGGCTTGCTCCTGACGGGCGCGCACCACGACGAACCGCGCATCGTCAAATGGCTGAAGCGCGGCTACCGGCCCGTGGTCACGGCGCTGGTGGACCGCTGGCGGCTCGCGGGCGTGGGCGTGGCCGTGCTGATCCTGGCCGGCGCGCTCGTGGCCAGCACGCGCGGCGCGGAGTTCATCCCCCGGCTCGAGGAAGGGGATCTCGCCATCCAGGTCACCCGGCCGCCCAGCGTGACCCTGGGCGAGGCGTCCCGGGGCACCACCGCCGTCGAGCAGGTGCTGATGCGCTACCCGGAGGTGGAGCGCGTGGTGAGCCGCACCGGCAGCCCGGATGTCGCCACCGACGTGATGGGCCCGGAGCAGAGCGACGTGCTGGTGATCCTGAAGCCGCGCAAGGAGTGGAAGACCGCTGAGGACGCCGCGGGCTTCGCCGAGGTGCTCGGTCCCGAGCTGCACAAGGCGCTGCCGGGGGCCGCCTTCGGCTTCACGCAGCCCATCGAGATGCGCGTGGACGAGCTGATCGGCGGCGTGAAGGCCGACGTGGGCGTGAAGATCTTCGGTGACGATCTGGGCAAGCTGCGCAAGGTGGCCGAGGAGCTGACCCAGGTCATCGGCGCGACCCGCGGCGCCGCCGACGTGCGCGTCGAGCCGATGAGCGGGCTCAGCATGCTGACCCTGACGCCGGACACGCGCGAGATGGGCCGGCGCGGCGTGCGCTCGGCGGAGCTCACCGCCTTCGTCGAGACGCTGAAGAGCGGCCGGCACGCCGGCCACCTGATCGAAGGCGAGCGGCGCTTCGACGTGATGCTCCGCGCGGCCAGCGTGCCCGCCGCGGACGACGGCCCGATCCAGCGCGTGCGCGTGCCGCTCGGCGAAGGCAGGTCGGTGCTGCTCGGCGACGTCACCCGCGTGAGCATGTCCGACGGCCCGGCGCAGGTCAGCCGCGAGCAGGGCCGGCGCCGCGTGCTCATCGAGGTCAACGTGCGCGGTCGCGATCTGGCGAGCTTCGTCCAAGAGCTCCGCACGCGCATCGACGCCGTGAAGCTGCCGCCCGGCTACTACGTGGAGTACGGCGGTGAATACGAGAACCTGGCGAGCGCCAGCGCGCGCCTGGCCGTGGTGGTGCCGCTCACCCTGGCCGTGGTGCTGGTGCTGCTCTACCTGGCGTTCGGCTCGATCCGCCCCGCGCTGCTCATCTTCGTCAACGTGCCGGCGGCGGCAACCGGGGGCTTCGTGGCCCTGGCGCTCCGCGGCCTCGACCTCAGCGTGAGCGCCGCGGTCGGCTTCCTGGCGCTGTTCGGCGTCGCCACCCTGAACGGCGTGGTGCTGCTCGCCTCTGTCCGCAATCGGCAGCTGCACGGCGAGGAGACCCGCGCCGCGGTGCTGGGCGCCGCGGACGAGCGCGTGCGCCCCGTCCTGGTCACGGCGCTGGTCGCCGCGCTGGGCTTCGTCCCCATGGCCATCGCCACCGGCACCGGCGCCGAGGTGCAGCGCCCGCTCGCCACGGTCGTGATCGGCGGCCTGGTGACCGCCTCGCTGGTCACGCTCTTGGCGCTGCCGGCCTTGTACGTGCGTTTCGGCGGCAAGCCGGAGCACGCGGACGGGTCGGAGGGCTGA
- a CDS encoding efflux RND transporter periplasmic adaptor subunit, protein MTKLLLLLSLLVLLSCSKHEPEAVGVASEPKKRSIGIDQALLDTGRISVIRAERRAVSGFVIATGQVEPPPDGAAAVTSPIAARVKEIAVRRGDAVKKGDKLAVLDAGEVARVRAELARAKSRRVHAERVLAQEEKLSAEKATSERALSDARSTLETARADERGAASLLSSFGAAGGAQLVLKAPIDGTVVAVDGVVGAPVEATAPLFRLVDTKRLLVRADVPENDADLVPEGARATLSIGGKELACEAKVESPSPHVDAATRTVPFRISLGEKCGDFRSGAFVDVAIERASQDGKRLVSLPRDAVVSVDDVPMVFVAVERGEFEPRSVRVAEWAGPRVFLEDGVNEGESVVERGALLLKGELMRSRLE, encoded by the coding sequence ATGACGAAGCTCCTCCTCCTGCTGTCGCTGCTCGTTCTGCTCTCGTGCTCCAAACACGAACCAGAAGCGGTGGGCGTAGCGAGCGAGCCGAAGAAGCGCAGCATCGGGATCGATCAGGCGCTGCTCGACACGGGGCGCATCAGCGTCATCCGTGCGGAGCGCCGCGCCGTGAGCGGGTTCGTCATCGCCACCGGACAGGTCGAGCCCCCACCCGACGGCGCCGCCGCCGTCACCTCTCCCATCGCCGCCCGCGTGAAGGAGATCGCGGTGCGGCGCGGCGACGCGGTCAAGAAGGGCGACAAGCTGGCGGTGCTCGACGCCGGGGAGGTGGCGCGCGTGCGCGCCGAGCTCGCGCGCGCCAAGTCGCGGCGCGTCCACGCCGAGCGGGTGCTCGCGCAGGAAGAGAAGCTCTCGGCCGAGAAGGCCACCAGCGAGCGCGCGTTGTCCGACGCCCGGAGCACGCTCGAGACGGCGCGCGCCGACGAGCGCGGGGCCGCCTCGCTGCTCTCGAGCTTCGGCGCCGCGGGTGGCGCTCAGTTGGTCCTGAAGGCGCCCATCGACGGCACGGTCGTGGCGGTGGACGGCGTGGTGGGCGCGCCGGTGGAGGCGACCGCGCCGCTGTTTCGCCTGGTGGACACCAAGCGGTTGTTGGTGCGGGCGGACGTGCCGGAGAACGACGCGGACCTGGTGCCGGAGGGCGCCAGAGCGACCCTCTCCATCGGCGGCAAGGAGCTCGCGTGCGAGGCCAAGGTCGAGTCCCCCTCGCCCCACGTGGACGCTGCCACGCGCACCGTCCCGTTCCGCATCAGCCTCGGCGAGAAGTGCGGGGACTTCCGCTCCGGCGCGTTCGTGGACGTGGCCATCGAGCGGGCGTCGCAGGACGGCAAGCGACTGGTGAGCTTGCCGCGGGACGCGGTGGTCAGCGTGGACGACGTGCCGATGGTGTTCGTCGCCGTCGAGCGCGGCGAGTTCGAGCCACGCAGCGTGCGCGTCGCGGAGTGGGCCGGTCCTCGGGTCTTCCTGGAGGACGGCGTGAACGAGGGCGAGAGTGTGGTGGAGCGCGGGGCGCTGCTCTTGAAGGGCGAGCTGATGCGCTCGCGGCTGGAGTGA
- a CDS encoding TolC family protein produces the protein MRLLLALALTTMTGAASASPVRMDLAEAMRRAEQAAPALGPKRAAVQASRELGRAADQKLSVPPRVEIEVGPRFRSDPSRVGVDATLGLWQDLPLGGLGASRRRWASAAGSEAAARLGVTQHDVRAEAALAWIDVRLAQELGRIRRESLEHALSIAKLAGARVRAGSVPPSEEATAKALVGRARTDVLDAEGRRFVAETALGHLTGTRGSSIEVVGPLDLPDQRLTLPPLLARTRGGQPDVLAADAAAARGERAVEMTRAHGKPSLSIGPSVTREATGDWLVLARASFPLPLVSPAQVDTARARAEAAVQRAEALQVRKAVERELDLALHERQHAREVRDALREGVIGPAREALRQSLAQYEAGSVDTASVLAARRELLAAEERWAEAAADVRRADIRLMRLLGAKGPR, from the coding sequence ATGCGACTCCTCCTGGCTCTCGCGCTCACGACCATGACCGGCGCCGCGTCGGCGTCCCCTGTACGCATGGACCTGGCGGAGGCGATGCGCCGCGCCGAGCAGGCGGCTCCGGCCCTGGGTCCGAAGCGGGCGGCGGTGCAGGCCAGCCGGGAGCTCGGACGGGCGGCGGACCAGAAGCTGTCCGTGCCCCCGCGGGTCGAGATCGAGGTCGGCCCGCGCTTCCGCTCCGACCCGAGCCGGGTCGGTGTGGATGCGACCCTCGGGCTCTGGCAGGACCTTCCGCTCGGCGGCCTCGGGGCGTCTCGGCGGCGCTGGGCGTCGGCGGCCGGAAGCGAGGCCGCCGCGCGCCTCGGCGTCACGCAACACGACGTGCGTGCGGAGGCCGCGCTGGCCTGGATCGACGTCCGTCTGGCCCAGGAGCTCGGGAGGATTCGCCGAGAGTCCCTCGAGCACGCGTTGTCCATCGCGAAGCTGGCCGGCGCGCGCGTGCGAGCCGGCAGCGTGCCGCCCTCCGAAGAGGCCACCGCCAAGGCGCTGGTGGGGCGCGCTCGCACCGACGTGCTCGACGCCGAGGGGCGGCGCTTCGTGGCCGAGACCGCGCTCGGTCATCTCACCGGGACCCGCGGCTCGAGTATCGAGGTCGTCGGTCCGCTGGATCTTCCCGACCAGAGGCTGACGCTTCCGCCGCTGCTCGCGCGAACGCGAGGCGGACAACCCGACGTCCTGGCGGCCGACGCGGCGGCCGCGCGCGGCGAGCGCGCCGTGGAGATGACGCGCGCTCACGGCAAGCCGTCGCTCTCGATCGGGCCCAGCGTGACGCGCGAGGCGACGGGCGACTGGCTGGTGCTGGCGCGCGCCTCGTTCCCGCTGCCCTTGGTGAGCCCGGCGCAGGTGGACACCGCGCGCGCCCGCGCCGAAGCCGCGGTGCAGCGAGCCGAGGCCCTCCAGGTGCGGAAGGCCGTGGAGCGCGAGCTCGATCTGGCGCTGCACGAGCGCCAGCACGCGCGCGAGGTCCGAGATGCCCTGCGCGAGGGGGTGATCGGCCCGGCACGAGAAGCGCTCCGGCAATCGCTCGCGCAGTACGAGGCCGGCAGCGTGGACACCGCCTCCGTCTTGGCCGCACGCCGCGAGCTCCTGGCGGCGGAGGAACGCTGGGCCGAGGCCGCCGCCGACGTGCGGCGCGCCGACATTCGTTTGATGCGCCTCCTGGGCGCGAAGGGACCCCGATGA
- a CDS encoding CBS domain-containing protein: protein MAPRVVRDIMTAKVVYMLEEENLERIGKGMERFKFRHLPVVDAGKLVGIVSQRDYLRASVSDLDPDFALKNDNLKRNIFVAEIMTRDVVSVRPDTPLLEAAKLLREHRFGCLPVTEADGSLVGVVTDYDFVGLTIALLE, encoded by the coding sequence ATGGCACCGCGGGTGGTCCGAGACATCATGACAGCCAAGGTCGTCTACATGCTCGAGGAGGAGAACCTCGAGCGCATCGGCAAGGGGATGGAGCGCTTCAAGTTCCGTCACCTGCCGGTGGTCGACGCAGGCAAGCTAGTCGGGATCGTCTCGCAGCGGGACTACCTGCGCGCTTCGGTCAGCGACCTCGACCCCGATTTCGCGCTCAAGAACGACAACCTGAAGCGCAACATCTTCGTAGCCGAGATCATGACGCGCGACGTGGTCAGCGTCCGTCCCGACACGCCCCTGCTCGAAGCCGCCAAGCTGCTGCGCGAGCACAGGTTCGGCTGCCTGCCGGTGACGGAGGCAGACGGGAGCTTGGTGGGGGTCGTGACCGACTACGATTTCGTGGGTCTGACCATCGCACTGCTCGAGTAG
- a CDS encoding cobalamin B12-binding domain-containing protein produces MRVLLVGSELEENLAIRYLASALEAAGHEAELRPFSSVGDGAQVVEAARRSRPDVVGLSMTFQRRAEEFGELATALRQAGFSGHITAGGHFPTFAQREVLERYPALDSVVRHEGEVTLVELCQRLATSAPLGDVLGLVSRRQDGSLQVAPPRPLASDLDAIRFPKRVGEPQLHMGVPAAFLIGTRGCYGHCTFCCINAYIDDAGGERYRSRSADNVADEVAWLRRERGARMLVFHDDDFFTRDAGRDLRRVTSLRDAFRRRGVDDVALVLKARPDDLDHEVFRVLREIGLLRVYIGIEAGSSQGLKTLGRGVDIRANQRALDFLRRIDVYACFNMLIFDPETRVASLRESLAFLKRNADVPMNFCRTEIYPGTPLHRKLAREGRLIGDVFGWDYEIREPAAERAFRLFARAFLDRNFRCDGLMNSNLSLGYYWHLLRQFYPKALTPALHASTLETIRQVNLDSVARLSELVDFAESPRSLAPAAFDDFAGIVAEEIERANAKLEARVAEASQDILNAARGVVRPRPLARWSAAAAAAIALSPLACDPLAPPPPDPLPPPHMREQHEGPPYEQTGGQPDASEFAEPPPDLRPDAGPVYLPPPDPPPPPTTKPKPPPPPPPDPLPPPTMKK; encoded by the coding sequence ATGCGGGTGCTGTTGGTGGGGTCGGAGCTCGAGGAGAACTTGGCGATTCGTTACCTCGCGTCCGCGCTGGAAGCGGCCGGTCACGAGGCGGAGCTGCGTCCGTTCTCGAGCGTCGGCGATGGAGCGCAGGTGGTCGAAGCAGCGCGACGCTCTCGCCCGGACGTGGTCGGGCTGTCGATGACCTTCCAGCGCCGCGCGGAAGAGTTCGGCGAGCTCGCCACGGCGCTGCGTCAGGCTGGCTTCAGCGGGCACATCACCGCCGGCGGGCACTTCCCGACCTTCGCTCAGCGGGAGGTGCTCGAACGCTATCCCGCGCTGGACAGCGTCGTGCGCCACGAGGGCGAGGTCACTTTGGTCGAGCTGTGCCAGCGCTTGGCCACTTCGGCGCCGCTCGGCGACGTGCTCGGGCTGGTGTCCCGCCGGCAGGACGGCTCGCTCCAGGTAGCGCCGCCGCGTCCGCTCGCGTCGGACCTGGATGCCATCCGCTTCCCGAAGCGCGTGGGCGAGCCACAGCTCCACATGGGCGTTCCCGCGGCGTTCTTGATCGGCACCCGCGGCTGCTACGGCCACTGTACCTTCTGCTGCATCAACGCCTACATCGACGACGCGGGTGGGGAGCGCTACCGCTCCCGTAGCGCGGACAACGTCGCCGACGAGGTCGCCTGGCTCAGGCGCGAACGCGGCGCTCGCATGCTGGTGTTCCACGACGACGACTTCTTCACCCGCGACGCCGGCCGCGACCTCCGCCGGGTCACGAGCCTCCGCGACGCCTTCCGCCGCCGCGGCGTGGACGACGTCGCTTTGGTGCTCAAGGCGCGCCCGGACGACCTCGACCACGAGGTCTTCCGCGTGCTCCGGGAGATCGGCCTGCTCCGCGTCTACATCGGCATCGAGGCCGGCTCGAGCCAAGGGCTCAAGACCCTGGGCCGTGGCGTGGACATCCGCGCGAACCAGCGGGCGCTCGACTTCCTGCGCCGCATCGACGTCTACGCCTGCTTCAACATGCTGATCTTCGATCCGGAGACCCGCGTCGCGTCGCTGCGTGAGAGTCTGGCGTTCCTGAAGCGCAACGCCGACGTGCCGATGAACTTCTGCCGCACCGAGATCTACCCGGGCACGCCACTCCACCGGAAGCTCGCGCGCGAGGGCCGGCTGATCGGCGACGTGTTCGGCTGGGACTACGAGATCCGAGAGCCGGCGGCGGAGCGGGCCTTCCGTCTGTTCGCGCGGGCCTTCCTCGACCGCAACTTCCGCTGCGACGGGCTGATGAACTCGAACCTGTCGCTCGGCTACTACTGGCACCTCTTGCGCCAATTCTACCCGAAGGCGCTCACACCGGCGCTGCATGCCAGCACGCTCGAGACCATCCGGCAGGTGAACTTGGACTCGGTGGCGCGCTTGAGCGAGCTGGTGGACTTCGCCGAATCGCCGCGCTCCCTGGCCCCGGCCGCGTTCGACGACTTCGCCGGCATCGTGGCGGAGGAGATCGAGCGCGCGAACGCCAAGCTGGAAGCTCGCGTCGCCGAGGCGAGCCAGGACATCCTGAACGCCGCGCGGGGCGTCGTGCGACCTCGACCGCTGGCTCGTTGGAGCGCCGCGGCCGCCGCGGCCATCGCGCTCTCGCCGCTCGCCTGCGACCCGCTGGCGCCGCCACCGCCGGACCCGCTGCCGCCGCCGCACATGCGCGAGCAGCACGAGGGCCCTCCCTACGAGCAGACCGGCGGACAGCCCGACGCCTCCGAGTTCGCGGAGCCGCCGCCGGACCTGCGCCCCGATGCCGGTCCCGTCTACTTGCCGCCTCCCGACCCGCCGCCACCCCCCACGACCAAGCCGAAGCCACCGCCGCCGCCGCCCCCCGATCCGCTGCCGCCCCCGACCATGAAGAAGTAG
- a CDS encoding M20/M25/M40 family metallo-hydrolase: MRPMLAGLDPKALDRFVSRARPEFESELRRLVEIPTISMAPEHKADILRGAEAAAKAVVQRGGTAEVLETRGNPVVIGRFTSDPKHPTVTIYNHLDVQPAEREEWKREPFRMSIEGDRYYARGATDDKGPALSVLFAAAHARDSGLPVNIQFLWELEEEIGSPNFDGFLKKHAKSLRSDVVVVSDTVWLAPGKPAISSGLRGLQGATLRLETGTQDVHSGLTGGAARNPMVELANVIAALQDGGTGKVQIKGFYDDVVKPSKAELASFAASGFSVSRFKKVYGLKSLRASDPLEVMQAIWSRPTLELHGIAGGYQGPGIKTVVPPFAEAKVSLRLVPNQTPAKALALLTREVKRLNPDVVVTGQSALAPFRGETTGPLAAAAAQALRFGFRKKPVFVREGGSIGAVVTMQRHLSCPIQFVGLSLPDHGYHAPNEYFDWGQASGGMKTFAKYFELVPAALGAR; encoded by the coding sequence ATGCGCCCCATGCTAGCCGGCTTGGATCCAAAGGCACTGGACCGTTTCGTGAGCCGCGCGCGCCCGGAGTTCGAGTCCGAGCTCAGGCGCCTCGTCGAGATCCCCACGATCAGCATGGCGCCGGAGCACAAGGCGGACATCCTGCGCGGCGCCGAGGCAGCTGCGAAGGCGGTAGTGCAGCGGGGCGGCACGGCGGAGGTGCTCGAGACTCGCGGCAACCCGGTGGTGATTGGGCGCTTCACCAGCGATCCCAAGCACCCCACGGTGACCATCTACAACCACCTGGACGTGCAACCCGCCGAACGCGAGGAGTGGAAGCGAGAGCCTTTCCGCATGTCGATCGAGGGCGACCGCTACTACGCGCGAGGCGCCACCGACGACAAGGGTCCGGCGCTCTCGGTGTTGTTCGCTGCGGCTCACGCGCGAGACTCCGGGCTGCCCGTCAACATCCAGTTCCTCTGGGAGCTCGAGGAAGAGATCGGCAGCCCCAACTTCGACGGCTTCCTGAAGAAGCACGCCAAGAGCCTGCGGAGCGACGTCGTCGTCGTGTCCGACACCGTGTGGCTCGCGCCCGGAAAGCCGGCGATCTCGAGCGGGCTGCGCGGGCTTCAAGGCGCGACGCTGCGCCTCGAGACCGGGACCCAAGACGTCCACTCCGGACTCACGGGCGGCGCCGCACGGAATCCCATGGTCGAGCTGGCGAACGTGATCGCCGCGCTCCAGGACGGCGGCACCGGCAAGGTCCAGATCAAAGGGTTCTACGACGACGTGGTGAAGCCTTCGAAGGCGGAGCTCGCTTCGTTCGCCGCCTCCGGCTTCTCGGTGTCCCGCTTCAAGAAGGTCTACGGGCTGAAGTCGCTGCGCGCTTCGGATCCGCTCGAGGTGATGCAGGCCATCTGGTCGCGCCCGACCCTCGAGCTGCACGGCATCGCCGGCGGCTACCAAGGCCCCGGTATCAAGACCGTGGTGCCCCCCTTCGCCGAGGCCAAGGTCAGCTTGCGGTTGGTGCCGAACCAGACTCCAGCGAAGGCCCTCGCGCTGCTCACCCGAGAGGTCAAACGCCTGAACCCGGACGTCGTGGTCACCGGGCAGAGCGCGCTCGCTCCATTCCGGGGCGAGACGACAGGACCGCTCGCGGCCGCCGCCGCCCAGGCGCTGCGCTTCGGCTTCCGAAAGAAGCCGGTGTTCGTCCGCGAAGGCGGCAGCATCGGCGCCGTCGTGACCATGCAGCGGCACCTCTCCTGCCCCATCCAGTTCGTCGGGCTCTCGCTGCCCGATCATGGCTACCACGCCCCGAACGAGTATTTCGACTGGGGACAGGCCTCGGGCGGAATGAAGACGTTCGCCAAGTATTTCGAGCTCGTGCCGGCAGCTCTCGGAGCGCGCTGA
- a CDS encoding sigma-70 family RNA polymerase sigma factor — MLAVRMAPTEARRGLPAPAGDLGIRAEELRPLVRAVAASVLRESRMHPDVEDCTNETLKRALEGQERLRPGEPLRPWLLGIARHVALDAVRVRARARARIAQPTPDGDDPLDRVPDSTPGVDVRLERARRLASIRAAMAELPEEHRRAIEMFHLDGLAYREIAAKLDVPIGTVCTWISRARRAIADALGDEGNFA, encoded by the coding sequence ATGCTCGCCGTCCGGATGGCACCGACCGAGGCCCGAAGGGGACTTCCTGCGCCAGCCGGCGACCTCGGGATCCGGGCCGAAGAGCTCCGCCCCCTGGTACGCGCCGTGGCGGCGAGCGTCCTTCGCGAGAGCCGCATGCACCCGGACGTCGAAGACTGCACGAACGAAACGCTGAAGCGCGCGCTGGAGGGCCAGGAGCGCTTGCGCCCCGGTGAACCGTTGCGTCCCTGGCTGCTGGGCATCGCGCGCCATGTCGCGCTCGACGCGGTCAGGGTCCGAGCCCGCGCGCGCGCGCGCATCGCCCAGCCCACGCCGGACGGCGACGACCCGCTGGACCGGGTCCCGGACTCCACTCCGGGAGTGGACGTGCGACTCGAGCGCGCGCGACGTTTGGCCTCCATCCGGGCGGCGATGGCCGAGCTGCCGGAGGAGCACCGGCGCGCCATCGAGATGTTCCACCTTGACGGCCTCGCCTACCGCGAGATCGCCGCCAAGCTCGACGTGCCCATCGGCACGGTCTGCACCTGGATCTCGCGCGCTCGGCGCGCCATCGCCGACGCCCTGGGGGACGAAGGGAACTTCGCATGA
- a CDS encoding HAD family hydrolase — protein sequence MSARAWLVDLDGTLYTARWVKLAMAAELALGGWGAVSTLRRFRREHELLRDELDQDVESPFSLQVERTAAALSVDRVLVERHVTEWMIERPQKWIRRFKRQGLLDEISSFRAAGGKTALVSDYPASAKLAALEASGLFDAVVASGEAGGPRRLKPHPDGYLEAARRLNVPPNECLVIGDREDADGAAARAAGMAFRKV from the coding sequence ATGAGCGCGCGAGCCTGGCTGGTGGATCTGGACGGCACGCTCTACACGGCGCGCTGGGTCAAGCTCGCGATGGCGGCGGAGCTGGCCCTGGGCGGCTGGGGCGCGGTGAGCACGCTGCGCCGCTTTCGCCGGGAGCACGAGCTCTTGCGGGACGAGCTCGACCAAGACGTCGAGAGCCCGTTTTCGCTTCAGGTCGAGCGCACCGCCGCCGCGCTCTCGGTCGATCGCGTGCTGGTCGAGCGCCACGTCACGGAGTGGATGATCGAGCGGCCGCAGAAGTGGATCCGACGCTTCAAACGCCAAGGCTTGCTGGACGAGATTTCGAGCTTCCGCGCGGCCGGGGGCAAGACCGCCCTGGTCAGCGACTACCCGGCGAGCGCCAAGCTCGCGGCGCTCGAAGCCTCCGGACTGTTCGACGCAGTGGTCGCCAGCGGCGAAGCGGGTGGCCCGCGCCGGCTCAAGCCCCACCCCGACGGGTACCTGGAGGCCGCGCGCCGCCTGAACGTGCCCCCGAACGAGTGTCTGGTGATCGGCGATCGCGAAGACGCCGACGGCGCCGCCGCGCGCGCGGCGGGCATGGCCTTCCGAAAGGTGTGA